Genomic window (Amaranthus tricolor cultivar Red isolate AtriRed21 chromosome 7, ASM2621246v1, whole genome shotgun sequence):
tttgatgattattctgtaagcatgatttaactatcgcatcataagcttgttgagaaaattgtactcggctttatcgctgaccgatttaatcggctgtcatccatattatggatgacagtattttgcagaaaaatttagctcaggtttcgatccaggccgcaactttaattattctatcgaggacttagcttcaatgattttacttgatgactatattgtacttattgttttttttatcgtatttaagtaaaccttattttatattttctcagttgtaagatattttttttttacttatgttttgaacaattttagtttaaatggtttttagcagttcgacgttttacacttccgcattatttatcttaagtataattattaatgttaattatgtatcgagagtgccgctcctgctacacttatatttacggtacttctagtggggtccaatccaatcttagaacatatgaAACGTTTAAactggttcaaatccatgttcgagttgcatgcaaacaacctacgtcttcccccaacataatgaactttgccactactttctcgaatacaaccattccaaaaacatactatagtgtcGCGAAATaatgccattttctacattaatacaaacaaaatcaacatcatcaacaacttcatgcccatacaagtacattatagtcatttgattataatattttttggtctacaaattaataaagtccataatataactaagttcatacatatataatgcacataaaatccaaataataaatcaattaataagttcataaatgaaATTGCTAATACAAACATCAACATTCCTAATAACACATAATGTACATCAAATTTAACTAATTTaatatgctcatcaacaacaatacttcaaaaaacaacataaagctatgaaaacaattacacattaccttgaatagttatggatgattaagaagagtgttgatttaaagaactagtaacctacatttgccAAAACaaccaaacttcatcaaaaccctaaaaatatatatatatatatatatatatatatatatatatatatatatatatatatatatatatatatatatatatatatatacactaaaagaaacgcataaaaatttACCTTTGTTCGATCTAGAGTATCCcaaactaattttgaagtgccaaattgaaagaggaatgcaatAATTGATGGATTCAAGTTAGCGTATTTGTGGAGAGTGTTGAGTAGTATTATGCTAGGGTTTTGAGAAATAGGAAAATGAGAAGGAAAGGAAGCTGTTGCGTATTTGTGCAGctatctgttcgcagttagaataggtcaaacaaagtcaaagggttgttcgcagttagtaactgcgaacaactattttgtctttttgatCTGTTCGcggttactaactgcgaacagatccATACCTTAGGTTTTttggattttcacgcttacttttggaataagtttgaaagttatattatttcgttcatttttttaattttttatcttaatgttttcaaattttccattttgaactCGTCGTATTTGTCAATAGATGATTCGTTTAAAGTATGACCCATTAAGACCCATCCTATTTATGAAAGctggaaaaaaaataagttcattataaaaaaattaattcttaaaataaCCTTCTTCATGCCAAAGCTGGTGGGGTatgtttgctgttactaacagcgaaaaaaagtggtaaaaaaagtcaaaattcttacaataaacaaaagaaagacaACGTCATAATATTAGAAGGGACAAAAACAGCGAACaaactttgttttattttttgtccttttcaacactataacatcatttcctttttgttcgctgttaaataaagaattttgaatttttttctctgttcgctgttagtaatagcgaacatACTTGACCTCAGGCATGGAcacaaaaacgcttattttgaaattgaaattttcagaagtttattttagaatttttttctttataataagcttattctttttaattttttcccaTTTATTGGGCTTTCCCCTCCATGAAAATAGAAATACTATACTAGTAAAGATTAATAGTGGCTTTCATGAACAAGAATACCTTCAAATTGTGAAGCAATCTCATTTTGATCATAAATCTGACAGGGAAGAAATTGCAAAAAGGATCCAACTCTTAACCTTTACATATGCTTTATCACTGGACTTAAAGTGTACATATTTGTTGAGAAAAGTTGCACATTGTACATAAGCgtttgttttactttttaattcACTTTTGGCAAGTACTATAGGTTTAGTTGAACTCACTAAACCAATATTAATCGTAATTAGAGAGTAAGAAAACCGTGTTAATCATCTGATTTAGTTGTTGTCCCACTCAGTTTGCTATATTATCTTCCAAAAGCACTTGAATTGGAGAAAATAATGTAGCAAAATGAGTAGAATGAGCGGAGTATATTACAACTATTTACATAAATTATCATGCTCTCTTCTATCATTTACCCGACATTCCAAATTTAATACATATAACTACAATTTAAAGTTCAAATATAAGAATCATATCTTGTCTAAGTTAGAGCATGTACCATTTTTCTCAGATTCTCTTCTAGCTCTTTCCTTCGATCAAACTATCGTGTACTAAAACATATGTTCATAAATTTTCAGTTTTGATTGCCTGATATGAACATAATTCCTGTAAAAACTTGTAAAACACAAGCTACTTTAGCTGCGCTGGAGAGATAATTTCAATGGTCCATATTTCGGAGGCCCTATATCGgcatgaattaaaataattcaaatgcGTCTTTTCCATCAACCCTATCAAACACTATATCTACAttatagtgcaaaaaaaaagaCTGCATCGCATCAGGCATTGTAaatgttttcaaaaaaaaacaaacaaaccgATATATCTATAAAGTTGTAAAAAATCGCAATTTGAGTTATTTCATGAAATATCTATACAATCGGCCAATGTTTGGTATTAAGATAATAACATCACTCACAATACCGAATTATCGTATCATTACCGTAATTGCAATTATTACCACATTTTACACTATGATCTACATAGCTCTGAAGAAGTCAGAAATTTGTTTCCTCAATGCCTCAACAAGAGATCTTTTCACCAAATCATCTAAGAAATAAAGCATAGCCAAGAGAAAACAAGGCTAGTAAGAGGCTAAAGATGCATTCTAACCACCTAGAAAGATAAACTTCAACACTATGCACTATCAAGTTTCACTTTGTTAGAGAATCGAGTCTTTTTTCTCGGTGATCATGTACCATGGAAAAAATTACGATCGGGGATGTGTATATAGAAACGGTCGTGGTGTCGCGGGAAACAGCTATAACACATAGATAACGCGCATTGTGGCCGATGCGGtgtgatttttgaaaaaaaaaaatcatataaggagttttgaacttataattgcatttttgttaTTGAACTAATATTATTATACAATAATATGCAACTAGCCATTATAATTGCAATATTTGAGATTCTTTtagtgtataattaattaacttattaatcagttaattattttgtttatcagCTAAAATTACGAGTAACAATAATTTAAGTAAtcgtaataattaaagttaatgggtattaataaaattttaacgagAAGACAAATAATGTCACGGTGAAATATCGTTGTAACGGTAAAATAACGGGCGTGACACATTATATAATGGTCAACACGGCATTTTGACCGTGAAATTTCATGCATTGTTATATGACGGGATTTAACGTCGCCTCGACTTTCAAACAGGTTATATGACGGGCGTTACGTAACGTAACGGGGAGTTTTTATTCCATGCCATGTACTGCTTTCCCTAGAAGTAACCTGAATTCGATTCTCCGTTGCCCTTTTGGTCGTCCCATTCCCTACCGTTTGACGAGCCCAAAGAAAGTTTTACTTTAGTACATGGGTGTTCCATGCATGTTCAAGAGGCAAAAATCTGTAACAACACAACTGGTTTCTATTGCagagaaaaaaataatcatattcaTTGAATTTCTTACCAAAAATCATTAGTGATGATCATACAAGTGCCGAGGGTGACTTGTGCCAGATACCAGGCTtatgactatgactatgacTATACAAGTGTCAGACACTATTGTAGTTCAGCTTCATGCTCAGAAAAGTTATAAAAACCGAAAGAGGTGCTATCTTTCGATTGGAACGACAACATGTCTAGAACTTCATATATTTTCGAACCCTTAGGATGATATCTTTCTTCCACCCCAAATATATGATTCTTTCCATCCACTTGAATAAGGCTTTGCCCTGGATTCTTTTTCACCTTGTTGCACCTCATTAGTCCTCTCACTTTAGACACCCCATCCCATTTTCCAACTGACGCGTACATATTTGCCATTTCCACGTATGAAACAGCATCTTGAGGCTCCAATTGATACAGATGATAAGCTGCATACTCACCAACCTCTATGTTTTGATGGATTTTACAAGCACCAAGCAAGGATCCCCATATGGCAATATCGGGTTTAAAAGGCATAGTTTCGATGAACTCTAACGCTTCTTTAAACTTTCCTTTGCGCCCAAGAAGATCGACAATGCAGGAGTAATGCTCTAATTCGGGATTCAATTTATACACTCTAGTCATCATATCAAAACATTCCATTCCCTTATCAAGGAAACCGGCATGAGTGCACGCTTGAAGAACAGCAAGAAATGTTACATGGTTCGGTTCCAAACCTAGCTCGACCATCGTAAAGAAAAGCTCTAGAGCCTCACTAAATTGTCCATTCATAGCAAGCCCAGATAACATTGTAGTCCAAGAGACAATAGTCTTGGACGGCATGGAACGAAATAGCGCTTTAGCCTTTTCGAAATCACCACATTTAGAATACATATCAATGATTGCATTGCACACTTCAACACTACCCTTTAACCTGTTAGATGAGGCATAGTCATCTAGCCATCGGCCAAGTTCAAGCGAACTATACTGGCCGCAGCTTGACAGCATTGACAGAAGAGTGACAACATCAGGTTTCTCGCCAGCCGCTTGCATATCCAAAAACAGGGAATACGCCTTATCTAAACTTCCCATCGCAGCATAACCACCAATGATCACAGTCCATGATATACATGTTCTACAACTCATGGTTCGGAATAAGTGCCATGCTGAATCAAGATCCCTGCATCTAGAGTACATTGTTAGCAATGTGTTAGCAATCGTAACATCGAGATAACAACCCAACTGAATCACATGGGAATGAATCAGTTTCCCATGATGTAAAGCGAGAGGTTGCACGCACGAAGATAAAAGGCTAAGACATGTACTTATGTCCGGTTTATGTCCATCATTATTCGATAGCATACAACGGTATAGACTAAATGTTCTATGATAGTTCCCGGTTAAAGCGTGTCCAGAAATCAAACTATTCCACGAAACAAGTGTTCTTGATTTAGAGTATATTGTACCAAATACATCCTCAGCTGAAATCAAATCCCCACATTTACTGTAGCCTGAAATCAAAGTATTAGCAAGAGAAACATCATTGATCATGCCAGCACAAATTGCTAATCCATGAACACCTTTAACTAAATCGAGATTATTCAAGTGGGTAAAAGATTGAATTAATCCTATGATTGTAACAGAGTCTGGCGGAAATCCCTGCAGTCTCATTTCCTGAAAAAGTCGGAAAAATTGATCCACGGAACCAGAATGGGCCAAACCCAAAAGCATCGCATTCCACAAAGTGACATCTCTTTGAGACAATTTATCAAACACCTTATGTgcaaaattcaaattatcacATTTTACATACATATCAATAACTGC
Coding sequences:
- the LOC130818246 gene encoding pentatricopeptide repeat-containing protein At4g19191, mitochondrial, encoding MVRLQITPLLNHFSKHQTIGYWNTHIREAVNNGYSHEALLLYRQLKQTGLTPNNLTFPFVAKACAKTSDPNLSQLIHAHILKSPFWSDIFVGTAVIDMYVKCDNLNFAHKVFDKLSQRDVTLWNAMLLGLAHSGSVDQFFRLFQEMRLQGFPPDSVTIIGLIQSFTHLNNLDLVKGVHGLAICAGMINDVSLANTLISGYSKCGDLISAEDVFGTIYSKSRTLVSWNSLISGHALTGNYHRTFSLYRCMLSNNDGHKPDISTCLSLLSSCVQPLALHHGKLIHSHVIQLGCYLDVTIANTLLTMYSRCRDLDSAWHLFRTMSCRTCISWTVIIGGYAAMGSLDKAYSLFLDMQAAGEKPDVVTLLSMLSSCGQYSSLELGRWLDDYASSNRLKGSVEVCNAIIDMYSKCGDFEKAKALFRSMPSKTIVSWTTMLSGLAMNGQFSEALELFFTMVELGLEPNHVTFLAVLQACTHAGFLDKGMECFDMMTRVYKLNPELEHYSCIVDLLGRKGKFKEALEFIETMPFKPDIAIWGSLLGACKIHQNIEVGEYAAYHLYQLEPQDAVSYVEMANMYASVGKWDGVSKVRGLMRCNKVKKNPGQSLIQVDGKNHIFGVEERYHPKGSKIYEVLDMLSFQSKDSTSFGFYNFSEHEAELQ